The Cryptomeria japonica chromosome 2, Sugi_1.0, whole genome shotgun sequence region agaTTCAAGAGatattccataaaggcatttcttgtctccacacctctcaaggtacatgggggaGAGCTCCCAattacattgggaagagaaaaggaatttaaaattccttggggaaagggagaaggaattaaaaattctgaaataagaggatgcatggggagattcaaagaatttgaatttccttgaaaggatcaaagttgacccatccctaataaAGGTGAATAGGGATGTGTAAATGATTAGagagattgattaggtggcttaatgaaggATTAGagagcaagtgggaaagttaggaggatgtgacatgaggagagagaatgagtggagaaatttaaaattgaggaataatgatactcatgcttctagaagaattaattaggctaagtgaagattagaagaaatgatttgtaggaatcacatggttagcttagttaattaaaattaattaactaagtagggtttaggagaaataaatgatatttgattTTAGAAGAAAGGGGGAATGATTAATTTATTgctaaattaattattggactatagtgataaaattaattaaatttgatttattaattttaagaagaaagggactcacacaattaaatcaattaactatgtggagaggcttaaattaattaaattttaatttcaattaattttattgCAGGAATGCAGCCATACCCATTAGAGGATCGGACCTATTTTGGATTTTCTATGGGAACAGAGACAAAGACATCTTTGTGTCAAACCCTTGGACCTTGGATGTGGGAAATCTAGTTGTGCCTAATGTATTCATTGATCTAGAGCTAATCAAGCTATTAGCCAAGAGATATAACCCTGAAACTAATACAGTAAGAAGTATAGAGGGTTTGATAATGGTATACTTGAGTAGGGATGCATTCATGAATTGTTTTAATTTGAACGGGCTGACattgaagaaaaataattttgatagatttgaTTAGGAGTATAGGgttcataaaaaataattttgatagatttgaTTAGGAGTATAGGGTTCATAAAAGAACTTTGAGAAGTTATGAAATCCCATGATATAGGAAGAAAATGTACAAGGGTTAGAGGAATTATATTCATTCTTAGAACAAAAGCCTTTTGAATTAATCACCTTTGAATGCTACTTTATGAAGACTTACTATGAATTGTGCCAAGTTTTAGGTAGAGAAGATGATATAGTTAAGATcccaatgaatatgataatgatgGTCATAAAGATTCAGCATCCAAATGTAAATGAAGAATATGATTTTACCACTTATATTCAAAATGAGATACATGAAGGATTAATGAGGGTAAGAAGTAGTCCAAAGGTCATTAATTTCAGATATTACTCCCTCTTGTGACACATTTTATTATTCCAAAATAGGACAGAATCAAATCCAAGCTTGGAGTAACAtttatagttaattttaataatcttaAACCAGTATAGAAGTAGACATATAACATAGGATAGGGATACTTTGTAAGGGTCGTATCCCATTTTGTAGATATAAGTATATCAAGAGATCCATTCACCAATAGTAAGGTGAATAGTAAAGGTTAATTAGTGAGTAAAACATATAAAAGGAGATATAAGCAATGTATACATGACATgaatgtgtgtgtgggggggggggagggggactAAGTCCAGGGTAGAAAGAATACAACACTAGAAATTACTAGGGTTCATAACTCTGATCTGTATCTCTCGAATTTCTTGATAACAAGGAAGTTGCCTTATGTTGATTCATGAATGAGTTGATTAAATTGATTTATTAgttaactaaattgattgattagttaactaaattgattaattagtaaACTAAAATTGATGAGTTGacttaattgattaattagttagCTAAATTGATTGGTTAGTCAACTAAATTCAATGTAATTcatgattttttatttaattatttctaggtattttttctatttaatatttgtgagaaaatgttttatttaaatatttgaatatttggttaaaaaatatttattttaaaatcaacTGAATAATAAAGATTATATTAATTCAATTTTGGTGAAGATGGATTAATTAATATATGATGAATTAGTTAATGAGTAGATGGGTAATGAgattttaatggctattgtttgcATGTGAATGAATacttttttgtttatgttttagaGAAAAAAAATGAATCTTATTAAATGAAATGATCATTTTAGCTATTCAATCTAATTTACTCAAATTCTCCTAATTCATACCTATCAATGAATGAAACTTTTTAATGACATTCACAAAGCCAAGCAATCTATGGGACTTAGAAATTGGAATTGAAACCAtcctaaacaaaaaaaaatatagtcaataaCCCTCCAATTATTTCTTAGATACTCTTAAATGCAACATTATTATGTGATTAATAATTGAAACCCTCATGTCGGTTCAATTTTTCCCCTTCCCCATGTTGATTAATAACAATCTTTTTTGAAGATAGGAGAGACCTAgaccttttttttaattaattagtgcTTGGATGATTTTACCATAAAATTATATAAGATGCTTATTGATGTTGTAGTGACTATTTCTTAAGAAAATATCATAAAAGTATTAaaagttttattatttttaaaattcataaGACTACTAACTCCAAACAATTGAACAATAACTAttaaacaaaaaatattgaaagaaaacataaaaatttatattcaacttcataaaaaaattacatataaaaTTCCATGCGAGCTTCAACCTACTCATTCAAACTAACAACATTACATACTTCTTAAAGCTCCATTCATTCAGACTGGTGAATTCTCCAACTTCATACAACGACCGGTAGCTTTATATAGCTCTACAGAGCTGGACTCTTTGAAAGAGTGAATGCAAAATAGAGAACACTATACAAAAGTGGTCATATGTGGAGGAGAGAGAACAAACATAAAATAATGTAAATGTTTTTAGACTACCCACAATCTGTGAGAAACTTGTAGATGGTACAATGGAATCTTAAACAAGATATTCTTACAAGACTTGTCTTTAAAGTTACAAATACATTTGTACATATAGAAAATGTAAGTGTGATTGTATAAATGAAATAGTTTGGAATTACAATCTCCAACACATAGAACCTTCCTCTTAACACCTATTCAGTAACTCTACCGAATCAAAACTAGAAATGATGGTAACTAATTAAACGATCAGGTACTTGCATGGTCGCTTGTTATGTCAATTACCTTGCCTCACTACAACAATTGGACTACGAACAACATGCGTTCCACCTCGGACACATTCCCATGCAATCTCTCCAAACATTTTATCTCCACCTTTTCCAATCACCACACTCTCAAATCTTACACGAAACTGAAGCTTCTCATTCTTCTCTGTGAACTCCAATACCCTCGGTTCAACACGTATTTTAATGCCAGAAGGCCTTTTCACCCGGACTTTATAGGTCGAATGGGCGGCACCCACGTTTGTTACCGTTCTTGTTCTCACAACTTGACCTAATTTGGTGGAATTGGTAGAGttgaagagaagagagaaagatGGGTAATTGAGATCGGCTATCTCTTCCGAAGTATTTGATACAGGACAGGAGATTACGTGGTCCTCCATCAGAAGACCGATCTGTTTGGTTGTATAGTTGAGACTACAGAGAAATTGAATGTAATCAGGAGGCCCCATGTCGTAGACGAACCCCGGATCAATGGCAGCCACTGGATTTACATGCCCTGCGCCCAAAGCGAAAGGACTTGCAGCTTCCATTGTGAAAGCATCTCTGATGGGCTGATTTCTATTGTCGTGGACGTAAGCAGACGTCATGAGGGCCGATTTAATGGCGGCGGGACTCCAGGAAGGATGAACGCTTCGTATGAGCGCTGCAAGGCCGCTTACGTGGGGACACGACATTGATGTCCCCGACTCGAGCTTATATCCTCCTCCCGTATACGCTGCCAATATGTTGACACCTGGAGCAATTAAATCCGGTTTGAGAATATCTGGAAACACAAGGCTTGGCCCCCTCGCAGAAAAGGAAGCCACCAGAGGAGCTCTTATTGCCTTTCCCGCCACTGTCAATCCTTTTGGCTTTATGACGGCAGTGGGTTTAAGGGTACTGTTTATGTATCTTTTGATTCTCTCTCCAACTGAAAAACTCACACTAATAAAAGGCAGATCATAACTGTCAACCCATTCGAGCGCTCCCCAATATCTGTCACTGGCCAAGATGATTGCAGTTACCCCAACTTCTTTCGCTACTGTTGAAACTTCGTTCACAAGACCAACTGCTTGTTGCAGAGCGGCCTCTGTGGAATTAATGTAAGGGTTATTCAACACAAGATCACACAGCACAATTTTACCTTTGACCATGCTGGGATCGAGACCTGAGCCGCAGGTCATGGTGCTTTTGTTTTGAGATATATAGACGAGAGGCAATTGTTGAGTTACTTGGCCAGCTTTAGAAAGAGAGGAACCTCTGTAGATCTCAAGATTACCTAGTGTAACAGTGGCGGGGAATCGCCTGTCCATACTGCTGGCCCCAACTGTAATTACCCAAGGTGCCGTATTGGTGATAGTAGAATCAACAGGTCCATTGTTGCTGGCTGAAAACGAAACAGAGACGCCCTTCCGCATGGCTTTAAATGCTCCAATGGCGTAGGAATCCTGGTAAAACGGCAAATTTATATCCCTATGGCCAATGGACATAGAAATTATATCCACGCCCTCTGCAATGGCCATTTCCATGGCGGCAGCTACGTCGCAGTCATCGGCTTGATTAGCCCAGAGGACCTTATAAACGGCCAATCTGGCCTGAGGAGCCATCCCTATGGCCGTTCCATTGGCGAAGCCATTGAAACTCACGCCACCCACAGCCGACCCCGCAGCAGTCGAAGCACAGTGTGTTCCATGGCCGTCCGTGTCTCTCGCAGATTTGATCTCGCTTTTACCAAGTTTACCGATCGTTGCTTCGTAGCCTTTGAAGAAATAGCGAGCTCCAATGATTTTCCTGTTGCAGTGAGAGGAATTGAACATCTCCCCACTTTGGCATACGCCCTTCCATTCTGCAGGTACAGGTCCCAGGCTTCTATCATCGAAGCTTTCGCTCTCAGGCCATATTCCGCTGTCGATCACACCCACAATCACATCTTTGCCGTGCTGCGACGGCGGCCACAAAATGTTATTAGGGCCTCCCAGACCCAAAAACTGCGGTGAATGGGTGGTATGGATTTGCCGGACAGATGATGGAATTACGGCCAAGCAGTCATCCATGCTCTCTAATGCTGCAGCCTCTGCACTGCTTAGCTTGGCAGCAAATCCATGGAGAACTTTATCATATGTGTATAGCAAGCGGCTCCTGTCATCTGAACCTGAAGTAACCTTATTGATAAGAGAAGTATACCAGTGCTTATGAAGCGTAAAATGGAGAGGTTTCATTGACTTACTCATATGAACAATATATGCTGTCCTTATCTCCTCGGACACAGTTGTACTTAAtgcaaaaagaaagacaaaaagggcaACGGCAAAGAAAGAGGGATTGGCCATTGCTATCAACAACCAGCAAGGGACTTCTCTCTGTgttaaaacttagaaaactaatCCATTAATAAGGATAGACTCTGAACCTCGAATTATAAAGAAGTCTGCAAAGGCTATCTACAAGAAAATATGGAATTTATCACATTATTTAAATATCAttcttaatatatcattttattcaatGGTCAAATGCTCAATAGTAATTTTACATTTCATCTATACTAAAAAGTCAAAGACATTTATCCTAATTTTACTGATCAAAATTGACCTTTGCCTGTTGAATTAGATGATATTTAACATGGTCAAGACTTTACACAAAAGCCTATAAAGacaaattgaagaatatgaaattatGCTTCCATGAATAAGTCTACAAAGTTATGCTAGTCTAAAAATATTGAGCAGATATTTatggaatgaagatatacatgAGCACCTCTATAGCTAGTAATGTGAAATGGTGAGATTGACGATATATTCAACAAAGATATTGTAATCAAAATTActtttttatgtttatatataattataaaagataATGGAATTAAATACAAAGTTTACGATATTAAATTAAGGTATAAGATTATTGTAATTTTAAgcaaaaattatatattaaaatatacaaTTGTTGGTTCCTTAATTGCTCTTTTGTTGACAATTATAGTTTTAgatattcaacataaccaatcaaTTATATCAACTAAAATTGATAACATCACTTGTTAGgtataaacatgaaaaacataataTCAAATTGATTCAAACTTTTGGATGACTTAATTTTTCTTCTTtagtaaattaaaaattaaaaatatgaaaaataaacatCAACACCTGCAAATTATATGGATAATGTGAACCCACCAAGACACTtagaaatgaaataaattattgttaattacaaaaaaataaagtTTGGATAAATCTATAAAAAATGGAAATTTCACATAGAGATAATACATGTTATAAAGTAGGggtgaccctttggtgaaatggtggggcttcttgcttgTAATGCCTACAACCAAGGTTCAAACCTTGTAGAGTTACTCTTTATTAGATCAACAATTGAGATTATTTAGCCTTAATTTTTTGTCGGTATTGCaatgttgtgatggttaagttatGGTattattcttcttgtcatcaagGTTCAAACCCTATTGGGGTGTTATTGTCGAATGTTTAAATAGGGATGAGGTCCCCTATTTGTGGTCTCAATGGTTTATAGCTCTAGGCCAAAGCATATACCCATTTttttaatatgtgtgtgtgtgtgtgtgcgtgtgttaTAGTGAAAAGTGATCTCTATTAAAGTAACAAATATTAATGTGCAAAAAAAATGGttcacatgcaaaaaaaaattgcaagTGGAAAGGATCGATGGGGAAACTATGGCTTGGACATTCTAGCATTCGCCACAAGGGTGAATGTGATTCCACTTCGGAGTAGATCTTATGATGGATG contains the following coding sequences:
- the LOC131053750 gene encoding subtilisin-like protease SBT1.7 translates to MANPSFFAVALFVFLFALSTTVSEEIRTAYIVHMSKSMKPLHFTLHKHWYTSLINKVTSGSDDRSRLLYTYDKVLHGFAAKLSSAEAAALESMDDCLAVIPSSVRQIHTTHSPQFLGLGGPNNILWPPSQHGKDVIVGVIDSGIWPESESFDDRSLGPVPAEWKGVCQSGEMFNSSHCNRKIIGARYFFKGYEATIGKLGKSEIKSARDTDGHGTHCASTAAGSAVGGVSFNGFANGTAIGMAPQARLAVYKVLWANQADDCDVAAAMEMAIAEGVDIISMSIGHRDINLPFYQDSYAIGAFKAMRKGVSVSFSASNNGPVDSTITNTAPWVITVGASSMDRRFPATVTLGNLEIYRGSSLSKAGQVTQQLPLVYISQNKSTMTCGSGLDPSMVKGKIVLCDLVLNNPYINSTEAALQQAVGLVNEVSTVAKEVGVTAIILASDRYWGALEWVDSYDLPFISVSFSVGERIKRYINSTLKPTAVIKPKGLTVAGKAIRAPLVASFSARGPSLVFPDILKPDLIAPGVNILAAYTGGGYKLESGTSMSCPHVSGLAALIRSVHPSWSPAAIKSALMTSAYVHDNRNQPIRDAFTMEAASPFALGAGHVNPVAAIDPGFVYDMGPPDYIQFLCSLNYTTKQIGLLMEDHVISCPVSNTSEEIADLNYPSFSLLFNSTNSTKLGQVVRTRTVTNVGAAHSTYKVRVKRPSGIKIRVEPRVLEFTEKNEKLQFRVRFESVVIGKGGDKMFGEIAWECVRGGTHVVRSPIVVVRQGN